Genomic segment of Nothobranchius furzeri strain GRZ-AD chromosome 12, NfurGRZ-RIMD1, whole genome shotgun sequence:
GCACACGGCCTACAGTGCAACGAGTGCGGTGAGATTTTTGGCAGCATCGCTGATCTTCACCAGCACTTTGAGATCCACAAGGACCTCAACCCTTACATCTGTGTGCATTGTGGGGAGAGCTTTGCAGTGGAAGCCAGTCTAAAGCAGCACATGAAAATTCATATGAAACAAAAGCCCTATGTCCCACCAGGAGTAGAGATCATGGGCAAAGATGTTATCGACGCCTACAGCCTAAAGTCACACCAGATGATTCATTTGTCGGACAAGCCCCACCGATGCTCTGAGTGTGGTAAGAGCTTTGCAGCAGCCATTACCCTGAGAGAACACATGAAGATGCATTCTGAGGATAAGCCATACAAGTGCACACAGTGCAGAAAGAGCTTTGTCCGCAGGAGGCACCTGAAGAAACACCAGGAGGTGCATGCTCGTGAGAAGCCATATACCTGTGGCCAGTGTGGCAAAGGCTTTGCTACAACATCCAATTTGAAGCAGCACCAGAAGACCCATAATGTAGTTGCGCTTGCAGAAAAACCCCACCAGTGTACACAGTGTGGAAAGTGTTTCGCTGCCGCCGCCACACTGAGGGAGCACCAGAGGATCCACTCGAGTGAGAAGCCATACAAATGCAATATGTGTAGAAAGAGTTTTGTCCGCAAACGCCACCTGAAGAAGCACCAGCAGGTTCACGCTGGAGGAAAGCCCTACACCTGCAGGCACTGCAACAAGGGCTTCAACCACTCTTCGTCGCTGTCTCGCCATAATAAGAAGCACCTGCAGAATACAGTGTTTTCCCCACCCCCACCTGGAAAAACCTTGACTTTTGGCACTCCTGCAAAGCAAAGGGTACACCAGCAGGGAGAGAAAGCTTACATGTGCCACCACTGTGATAAGGGGTTCAATCATTCCTCCTCCTTGTCACGGCACCAAAGAGTCCACTCGGATGGCAAGAGTTACACATGTGGTCACTGTGGCAAAAGATTCAATCACTCTTCCTCTCTCGCAAGGCACCAGAGAGTTCACTTGGAAATCAAACAGCAGCTGCCACAGCAGTCACAGCTGCCACAAATCCCTCAGCCACAACCACAGCAGTTCAGCACCATCCCCACAGGTAAAGTTTACCCCAACAACGCCTTCCCCAAGCAACTCATCCTCTCCGTGGATAAACCATACAGGTGCTCCCAGTGTGGAAAAGGCTTTAACCATTCGTCCTCCTTGTCCAGACACCACAGAATTCATGTAGATCAGTGAGCCACCAGCGCACCCACCATGCAAGCTCCTCCTGTGATCGCTCATTTTTACTCTCATCTACGTCACAAAGTCTTAACATGACCTACCAACACATCAGGTTCATCATGCTGCTCTGGTCAAGTGGAACATACCAGAGTAAATCCAAATGCAGATGCGTTCAGGCGGAAGTGGGGAACTTCAGTTCATTACCGAACTTAGAGCTTTGGGCTCAGTTTCAAGGAAGTACAAAAGTCTGATGTGAAGGAGTCTATTTGTGATGATTCAGCGACAC
This window contains:
- the si:ch211-198a12.6 gene encoding zinc finger protein ZFP2 — encoded protein: MAESETECDTPGLDTLGSECIIAHSHVDLHYGAETEIMTEEKRGLELEIHGTDLKIQGLGTDLGAVACVDAIVAETDHDYIKVEHSEMHCFTAAEIKTAGGETLLGEVLLKTEGEHMVKMESDHGGELTVESENGVIIHEAHGLQCNECGEIFGSIADLHQHFEIHKDLNPYICVHCGESFAVEASLKQHMKIHMKQKPYVPPGVEIMGKDVIDAYSLKSHQMIHLSDKPHRCSECGKSFAAAITLREHMKMHSEDKPYKCTQCRKSFVRRRHLKKHQEVHAREKPYTCGQCGKGFATTSNLKQHQKTHNVVALAEKPHQCTQCGKCFAAAATLREHQRIHSSEKPYKCNMCRKSFVRKRHLKKHQQVHAGGKPYTCRHCNKGFNHSSSLSRHNKKHLQNTVFSPPPPGKTLTFGTPAKQRVHQQGEKAYMCHHCDKGFNHSSSLSRHQRVHSDGKSYTCGHCGKRFNHSSSLARHQRVHLEIKQQLPQQSQLPQIPQPQPQQFSTIPTGKVYPNNAFPKQLILSVDKPYRCSQCGKGFNHSSSLSRHHRIHVDQ